Proteins from a genomic interval of Medicago truncatula cultivar Jemalong A17 chromosome 3, MtrunA17r5.0-ANR, whole genome shotgun sequence:
- the LOC11424690 gene encoding putative disease resistance protein At3g14460, producing the protein MAELIAGAFLSSVFQVTIQRLASRDFRGCFRKGLVEELEITLNSINQLLDDAETKQYQNTYVKNWLHKLKHEVYEVEQLLDIIATNAQRKGKTQHFLSGFTNRFESRIKDLLDTLKLLAHQKDVLGLNQRACTSEGAVRLKSSKRLPTASLVDESCIYGRDDDKNKIINYLLLDNDGGNHVSVISIVGLGGMGKTTLARLVYNDHKIEKQFELKAWVHVSESFDVVGLTKTILRSFHSSSDGEDLDPLKCQLQQILTGKKFLLVLDDIWNGNEEFWEQLLLPFNHGSSGSKIIVTTRDKHVALVMKSEQQLHLKQLEEKDCWSLFVKHAFQGKNVFEYPNLESIGKKIVEKCGGLPLAVKTLGNLLQRKFSQGEWSNILETDMWHLSKGDDEINPVLRLSYHNLPSNLKRCFAYCSIFPKGYEFEKDELIKLWMAEGLLKCCKRDKSEEELGNEFFDDLESISFFQQSINPLYSRTILVMHDLVNDLAKSESREFCLQIEGDRLQDISERTRHIWCGSLDLKDGARILRHIYKIKGLRGLLVEAQGYYDECLKISNNVQHEIFSKLKYLRMLSFCDCDLTELSDEICNLKLLRYLDLTRTEIKRLPDSICKLYNLQTLILEECSELTKLPSYFYKLANLRHLNLKGTDIKKMPKQIRKLNDLQTLTDFVVGVQSGSDIKELDNLNHLRGKLCISGLENVIDPADAAEVNLKDKKHLEELSMEYSIIFNYIGREVDVLDALQPNSNLKRLTITYYNGSSFPNWLMGFLLPNLVSLKLHQCRLCSMLPPLGQLPYLKELSISYCYGIEIIGKEFYGNSSTIIPFRSLEVLEFAWMNNWEEWFCIEGFPLLKKLSIRYCHRLKRALPRHLPSLQKLEISDCKKLEASIPKADNIEELYLDECDSILVNELPSSLKTFVLRRNWYTEFSLEEILFNNIFLEMLVLDVSRFIECPSLDLRCYSLRTLSLSGWHSSSLPFTPHLFTNLHYLELSDCPQLESFPRGGLPSNLSKLVIQNCPKLIGSREDWGLFQLNSLKSFRVVDDFKNVESFPEESLLPPTLHTLCLYNCSKLRIMNYKGLLHLKSLQSLNILSCPCLESLPEEGLPISLSTLAINRCSLLKEKYQKKEGERWHTIRHIPSIKIDYIEQQG; encoded by the coding sequence ATGGCAGAGCTGATTGCGGGGGCATTTCTTTCGTCTGTCTTTCAAGTGACTATTCAGAGGTTGGCTTCAAGAGATTTCAGAGGCTGCTTTCGTAAAGGGTTGGTGGAAGAACTTGAAATCACACTTAATTCTATAAATCAATTGTTGGATGATGCAGAAACAAAGCAGTACCAAAACACATATGTGAAGAACTGGCTTCATAAACTAAAACATGAGGTATATGAAGTTGAGCAACTATTGGATATTATTGCTACCAATGCACAAAGAAAGGGAAAGACGCAACACTTCCTTTCAGGTTTTACTAATCGATTTGAATCTAGGATCAAAGATTTGTTAGACACGCTAAAATTGCTTGCTCATCAAAAGGATGTGCTGGGATTGAACCAAAGAGCCTGTACTAGTGAAGGTGCGGTTAGATTGAAATCCTCAAAAAGATTGCCAACTGCGTCTTTGGTGGATGAATCTTGCATATATGGTAGAgatgatgataaaaataaaataatcaattatttgCTTTTAGACAATGATGGTGGCAACCATGTGAGCGTAATAAGTATTGTGGGTCTAGGTGGGATGGGTAAGACCACCCTTGCTCGACTTGTCTACAATGACCACAAGATAGAGAAGCAATTTGAACTTAAAGCTTGGGTCCATGTTTCAGAATCTTTTGATGTTGTTGGACTCACCAAAACAATTCTCAGGTCATTTCATTCCTCATCTGACGGTGAAGACTTGGATCCACTCAAATGTCAACTACAACAGATATTAACAGGCAAAAAGTTTTTGCTTGTTCTAGATGATATCTGGAATGGGAATGAGGAATTTTGGGAGCAGTTACTACTTCCATTTAATCATGGATCTTCAGGAAGTAAGATTATTGTGACAACACGTGACAAGCATGTTGCATTAGTCATGAAATCTGAGCAGCAACTTCATTTAAAGCAATTGGAGGAGAAAGATTGTTGGAGTTTATTTGTGAAACATGCTTTTCAAGGAAAGAATGTGTTTGAATATCCAAATCTTGAATCGATTGGAAAGAAGATTGTAGAAAAGTGTGGAGGGTTGCCTTTAGCTGTGAAAACATTGGGGAATCTCTTGCAAAGAAAATTTTCTCAAGGTGAATGGTCTAACATATTGGAGACTGATATGTGGCATTTATCGAAGGGTGACGATGAAATTAACCCAGTATTGAGATTGAGTTACCATAATCTCCCTTCCAATCTCAAGCGTTGTTTTGCctattgttcaatttttcccAAGGGttatgaatttgaaaaagatGAATTGATCAAGCTTTGGATGGCAGAAGGTTTGTTGAAGTGTTGCAAAAGAGACAAAAGTGAAGAAGAGCTGGGTAATGAGTTCTTCGATGATCTGGAGTCCATTTCATTTTTCCAGCAATCGATAAATCCACTGTATAGTCGTACCATACTGGTAATGCATGATCTTGTTAATGATTTGGCAAAATCAGAATCTCGAGAATTTTGCTTACAAATTGAGGGTGATAGGCTGCAAGATATATCTGAAAGGACACGTCATATTTGGTGTGGCTCTCTTGATTTGAAAGATGGTGCAAGAATATTAAGGCACATttataagattaagggattacGCGGTCTACTGGTAGAAGCACAAGGCTATTATGACGAATGCTTGAAGATAAGCAACAATGttcaacatgaaattttttcaaaactaaaatacTTACGGATGTTATCATTTTGTGATTGTGATCTCACAGAGCTGTCAGATGAGATATGCAATTTAAAGCTTTTGCGCTATCTAGATCTGACTCGCACAGAGATTAAAAGGTTGCCTGATTCCATTTGTAAGTTGTATAATTTACAAACACTAATATTGGAAGAATGTTCTGAATTGACCAAGCtcccttcatatttttacaaaCTTGCCAATTTACGCCATCTTAATCTAAAAGGCACTGATATTAAGAAGATGCCAAAGCAGATCAGGAAGCTGAATGATCTTCAAACCTTGACTGATTTTGTTGTGGGAGTGCAGAGTGGATCTGATATTAAGGAGTTGGataatctcaatcatcttcgaGGGAAACTTTGTATTTCAGGTTTGGAAAATGTAATTGATCCAGCGGATGCTGCAGAAGTCaatttgaaagataaaaaacatCTAGAAGAATTAAGTATGGAATATAGTATCATATTCAACTACATTGGAAGAGAAGTGGATGTCTTGGATGCTCTTCAACCAAATAGCAACTTGAAGAGGCTCACCATCACATACTACAATGGCAGTAGCTTTCCAAATTGGTTAATGGGTTTTCTTTTACCCAACTTAGTATCTCTTAAACTACACCAGTGTAGATTATGTTCCATGTTGCCGCCACTTGGGCAGCTCCCCTATCTCAAGGAGCTTTCTATTTCATATTGTTATGGTATAGAAATCATTGGCAAAGAGTTTTACGGCAATAGTTCAACAATTATTCCGTTCAGGTCCCTTGAAGTTTTGGAATTTGCATGGATGAACAATTGGGAGGAATGGTTTTGTATTGAAGGGTTTCCTTTGCTTAAAAAGCTTTCTATAAGATATTGTCACAGATTGAAAAGGGCCCTGCCTCGACACCTTCCTTCTTTACAAAAACTGGAGATCAGTGATTGCAAGAAGTTGGAGGCTTCAATTCCCAAGGCTGATAATATCGAAGAGTTATATCTAGATGAATGTGATAGCATTTTGGTAAATGAATTGCCATCCAGCTTGAAAACGTTTGTCCTTCGTAGAAATTGGTACACCGAGTTCTCCTTagaagaaattttattcaaCAATATCTTTCTTGAAATGTTGGTCTTGGATGTTAGTCGCTTCATTGAGTGTCCTTCTTTAGATTTGCGTTGCTATTCTCTTCGGACACTTTCTTTAAGTGGCTGGCACTCCTCCTCCTTGCCTTTTACCCCACACTTGTTCACCAATCTTCATTATCTAGAGTTGTCCGATTGTCCACAGCTGGAATCATTTCCAAGGGGAGGTTTGCCTTCCAACTTGAGCAAACTTGTAATACAAAATTGCCCAAAATTAATTGGTTCAAGAGAGGATTGGGGTTTGTTCCAACTTAACTCTCTGAAATCATTTAGAGTTGTTGATGACTTTAAAAATGTGGAATCCTTCCCAGAGGAGAGTTTGCTGCCACCAACTCTTCACACTCTTTGTTTGTATAATTGTTCAAAGCTAAGAATAATGAACTACAAGGGACTTCTCCACCTCAAATCTCTCCAATCTCTAAATATTTTGTCTTGTCCTTGTCTTGAGAGCTTGCCAGAGGAGGGTCTACCAATCTCCCTTTCTACTTTGGCCATTAATAGATGTTCATTGCTTAAGGAGAAGTATCAAAAGAAGGAAGGAGAACGTTGGCATACAATTCGTCACATCCCTTCAATAAAGATTGACTATATTGAGCAGCAGGGATGA